A genomic stretch from Microtus pennsylvanicus isolate mMicPen1 chromosome 11, mMicPen1.hap1, whole genome shotgun sequence includes:
- the LOC142859452 gene encoding large ribosomal subunit protein eL27-like — MGKFMKPGKVVLVLAGRYSGRKAVIVKNIDDGTSDRPYSHALVAGIDRYPRKVTAAMGKKKVAKRSKIKSFVKVYNYNHLMPTRYSVDIPLDKTVVNKDVFRDPALKRKARREAKVKFEERYKTGKSKWFFQKLRF, encoded by the coding sequence ATGGGCAAGTTCATGAAACCCGGGAAAGTGGTGCTCGTCCTGGCTGGACGCTACTCGGGACGTAAAGCCGTCATCGTGAAGAACATTGATGATGGCACCTCAGACCGCCCTTACAGCCATGCCCTGGTGGCTGGAATTGACCGCTATCCCCGAAAAGTGACGGCTGCCATGGGCAAGAAGAAAGTCGCTAAGAGATCCAAGATCAAGTCCTTTGTGAAGGTTTATAACTACAACCACCTGATGCCCACAAGGTACTCTGTGGACATCCCCCTGGACAAAACTGTTGTCAACAAGGATGTCTTTAGGGACCCAGCCCTAAAACGCAAGGCAAGGCGGGAAGCCAAGGTCAAATTTGAGGAACGGTACAAGACAGGGAAGAGCAAATGGTTTTTCCAGAAGCTTCGCTTTTAg